From the genome of Nicotiana sylvestris chromosome 2, ASM39365v2, whole genome shotgun sequence, one region includes:
- the LOC138885408 gene encoding uncharacterized protein: MPNVPKYDGTLDLQEHITTYTTAVKGNNLAPHEIESVLLKKFGETLTRGTLTWYLMLPEHYIYSFEMLVDSFINAHAGARKVQAQKDDIFRIAQGEFELLREFVTSFQKERMLLPAILDEWAAKAFTKGLNPKSLDASRKLKESLLEFRETTWADVHNQYGSKINIEDDQVGFMALANSREKNKKKLKDDFNTDRQP; this comes from the coding sequence ATGCCCAACGTGCCGAAGTATGATGGGACTTTAGACCTTCAGGAGCATATTACCACCTATACAACAGCGGTGAAGGGGAATAATTTAGCTCCCCACGAGATTGAGTCTGttttgctgaagaaatttggggaaactcTTACGAGGGGAACCTTGACATGGTATTTGATGTTACCTGAGCATTACATATATTCCTTTGAAATGCTAGTGGATTCTTTTATTAATGCTCATGCCGGGGCTAGAAAGGTACAGGCTCAAAAGGATGACATATTCAGAATTGCACAAGGAGAATTCGAGTTGTTGCGGGAGTTCGTCACCTCGTTCCAAAAGGAAAGGATGTTGCTCCCAGCCATTCTGGATGAATGGGCGGCTAAAGCATTCACCAAGGGTCTGAATCCGAAAAGTTTAGACGCTTCCCGGAAACTGAAGGAAAGCTTGCTTGAATTCCGAGAGACGACTTGGGCGGATGTCCACAACCAGTACGGGTCTAAGATAAATATTGAAGATGATCAGGTTGGCTTCATGGCGTTAGCAAACAGTCGGgagaagaataaaaaaaaattaaaagacgaTTTCAACACGGATAGACAGCCTTAA